In the genome of Vanacampus margaritifer isolate UIUO_Vmar chromosome 1, RoL_Vmar_1.0, whole genome shotgun sequence, one region contains:
- the LOC144062141 gene encoding bone morphogenetic protein receptor type-2-like isoform X2, translated as MCRIMPVGRTTTMQCLAKFGFCLALLLTPVAAAQDEERQCAFTDQQQQSEVERVAGGEGRVSPENNTIRCATGSHCFGLWEKSPPGEFRLVKQGCWTHLGDHQGCRDDRCMVNNLSPQTLNGTYHFCCCGSDMCNVNFTEEYLPPSPTTAEPIYRHTMPYEEKIIALATVSVLAVVAVAAFFGYRMLRGDSKQGLHNLNMMEAAGSESSLDLDNLKLLELIGRGRYGAVYCGSLDERPVAVKVFSASNRQNFLNECSIYRLPLLEHDNIACFVAADERTGPEGRTEYLLVMDYYPHGSLSRYLSVQTNDWVNSCRLAHSVTRGLAYLHTELFKGDMYKPAVSHRDLNSRNILVKTDGTCVIIDFGLSMKLTGNRPARHGEEENTAISEVGTIRYMAPEVLEGAVNLRDCESALKQVDMYALGLVYWETFMRCTDIFPGESVPEYQMAFQAEAGNHPTFEDMQVLVSREKQRPKFPEAWKENSLAVRSLKETMEDCWDQDAEARLTAQCAEERLAELLLIWDRSKSVSPTLNPMSTTLHNERNRVTPKSGPYADHSSTYIEEHEGVAKNTQADTTSSAGGRIGGGPGERNRNSINQERQQQANAARLTSPEGSSTSGPCLGLRGSPSASTTTTTIISESEGPTGCATVPVCLHLTQEDLETTKLDPKEVDKNLKESSDENLMEHSQKQFCSPDPLSPGSSSLLYPLIKMASEASGTPEPAASMPATVFPLPKQQNLPKRPSSLSLRSKPAKKESSSSSLRFKFGRSGKSNLRQVEGSKINSGTVTGPNMDAEAHRGASINNIPALRDRHANGSINGAVNGHGGGIVPSAATGGDAGFGGSAVITSGNGALRSDDSRLSLGVITASPDEHEPLLSREQPDPRDASSGVAALRSARPNTNNNNSNTGHGRGDGESGGESEGGGDEDTGTEGGSGALTGPTVESAGPGSGAADFPVAVTMRDESLLRQPRVRRPERPNSLDLSFTTQDLASLGDSLGRPDSALGTGDKIKKRVKTPYSLKKWRPTTWVISTDARGLEVNNNNNGSARSHSHNRPKSTSAIYLRGGDLVGERGDTHV; from the exons CGGCACAGGACGAAGAGCGACAGTGTGCCTTCACAGACCAGCAGCAGCAATCGGAAGTGGAGCGAGTGGCGGGAGGCGAGGGCCGGGTCTCGCCAGAGAATAACACAATCCGATGTGCCACTGGTAGCCACTGCTTCGGCTTGTGGGAGAAAAGTCCACCAGGCGAATTCCGACTTGTCAAACAAG GTTGTTGGACCCACCTGGGCGACCACCAAGGATGTCGCGATGACCGCTGCATGGTGAACAACTTGTCGCCTCAGACCCTGAACGGGACCTACCACTTCTGCTGTTGCGGCAGTGACATGTGCAATGTCAACTTCACAGAGGAGTACTTGCCTCCCAGCCCCACCACTGCAGAGCCAATCT ACCGTCACACTATGCCCTATGAAGAGAAAATCATCGCCCTGGCAACCGTCTCTGTGCTGGCCGTGGTCGCAGTAGCTGCTTTCTTTGGTTACCGCATGTTGCGTG GAGACAGTAAGCAAGGTCTTCACAATCTGAACATGATGGAGGCTGCTGGCTCTGAGAGCTCTTTGGATCTGGATAATCTCAAACTGCTCGAG CTGATTGGCCGGGGCCGATACGGTGCCGTCTATTGCGGCTCCCTCGATGAGCGACCCGTCGCCGTCAAGGTCTTCAGTGCCAGCAACCGCCAGAACTTTCTAAATGAATGCTCCATCTATCGGCTGCCCCTACTCGAGCACGACAACATCGCCTGCTTTGTGGCCGCTGATGAGCGGACGGGCCCGGAGGGGCGCACAGAGTACTTGCTGGTCATGGATTACTACCCACAT GGCTCGCTGAGCCGCTACCTGAGCGTTCAGACCAACGACTGGGTCAACAGCTGCCGGCTTGCTCACTCTGTCACTCGGGGATTGGCGTACCTGCACACTGAACTCTTCAAAGGAG ACATGTACAAGCCAGCGGTCTCCCACAGGGACCTGAACAGTCGGAATATTCTGGTTAAGACCGATGGCACTTGTGTAATCATCGATTTCGGCCTGTCCATGAAGCTGACGGGGAACAGGCCGGCACGCCACGGGGAAGAGGAAAACACTGCTATCAGTGAG GTGGGCACCATCCGTTACATGGCGCCAGAGGTGTTGGAGGGAGCAGTGAATCTGAGGGATTGTGAGTCTGCATTGAAACAGGTGGACATGTACGCTCTGGGTCTGGTCTACTGGGAGACCTTCATGAGATGTACAGATATTTTCCCTG GTGAATCTGTACCAGAGTACCAGATGGCCTTCCAGGCGGAGGCCGGGAACCACCCGACGTTCGAGGACATGCAAGTGCTGGTGTCGAGGGAGAAACAGCGGCCCAAATTCCCAGAGGCCTGGAAAGAGAACAGCTTG GCGGTTCGCTCTCTAAAAGAGACGATGGAGGACTGCTGGGACCAGGATGCCGAGGCCCGCCTCACAGCCCAATGTGCCGAAGAACGGCTGGCAGAGCTGCTCCTCATTTGGGACCGCTCCAAATCAGTCAGCCCAACGCTCAATCCCATGTCGACCACCCTGCACAATGAGAG AAACCGCGTGACCCCCAAGTCTGGCCCGTATGCCGATCATTCCTCCACTTATATCGAAGAGCATGAGGGCGTGGCCAAAAACACGCAGGCCGATACCACGAGCTCCGCAGGTGGTCGAATCGGGGGAGGGCCCGGGGAGAGGAACAGGAACTCCATCAACCAAGAACGCCAGCAGCAAGCCAACGCCGCCCGGCTGACCAGCCCAGAGGGTAGCAGCACCAGTGGACCTTGTTTGGGTCTGAGAGGGAGCCCCTCGGCCTCCACCACAACCACCACTATCATTTCTGAGTCCGAGGGCCCAACGGGCTGCGCCACGGTTCCCGTCTGCCTCCACCTAACTCAGGAAGACCTGGAAACCACCAAGCTTGACCCCAAAGAGGTGGACAAGAACCTGAAAGAGAGCTCAGACGAGAACCTGATGGAACACTCGCAAAAGCAGTTCTGCTCGCCAGACCCGCTGAGTCCGGGGAGTTCCAGCTTGCTGTACCCCCTCATCAAGATGGCGAGCGAAGCCTCGGGTACACCCGAACCCGCCGCCTCCATGCCTGCCACCGTCTTCCCGCTGCCCAAGCAGCAGAACCTGCCCAAAAGGCCGTCAAGCTTGTCCCTGCGTAGCAAGCCAGCCAAGAAGGAGTCGTCGTCCTCTTCGCTCAGGTTCAAGTTCGGACGATCGGGGAAGTCCAACCTGCGGCAGGTGGAGGGATCCAAGATTAACAGCGGCACAGTGACGGGCCCAAACATGGATGCGGAAGCTCATCGAGGGGCGAGCATCAACAATATTCCCGCTCTACGAGACAGGCACGCCAACGGCAGCATAAATGGCGCCGTCAACGGTCATGGCGGCGGGATCGTCCCTTCCGCGGCCACAGGCGGCGATGCGGGTTTCGGAGGATCCGCCGTCATTACCAGCGGAAACGGAGCCTTACGGTCCGATGACAGTCGCCTCAGCCTCGGCGTCATCACGGCCAGCCCAGACGAACACGAGCCGCTCCTGAGCCGCGAGCAGCCGGATCCCAGGGACGCGTCGTCCGGCGTGGCCGCGCTGCGATCGGCCCGACCcaacaccaacaacaacaacagcaacacggGCCACGGCCGGGGAGACGGCGAGAGCGGAGGCGAGAGCGAAGGAGGCGGGGACGAGGACACGGGTACGGAAGGCGGAAGCGGGGCTCTGACGGGGCCCACGGTGGAGAGCGCGGGGCCCGGCTCCGGTGCCGCCGACTTCCCGGTGGCGGTCACCATGCGAGACGAGTCCCTGCTCAGGCAGCCCAGAGTTCGCAGACCAGAGAGACCAAACTCCTTGGATCTGTCCTTCACCACGCAGGACCTGGCCTCGTTAG GCGACAGCTTGGGGCGCCCAGACAGCGCTTTGGGCACCGGCGATAAGATCAAGAAACGAGTCAAGACGCCATATTCCCTGAAGAAATGGCGGCCCACCACGTGGGTCATCTCCACGGACGCCAGGGGGCTGgaggtcaacaacaacaacaacggttCGGCCCGGAGCCACAGCCACAACCGGCCCAAGTCCACTTCAGCCATCTACCTGCGGGGCGGAGACTTGGTCGGCGAGCGCGGCGACACACACGTGTGA
- the LOC144062141 gene encoding bone morphogenetic protein receptor type-2-like isoform X1, which produces MCRIMPVGRTTTMQCLAKFGFCLALLLTPVAAAQDEERQCAFTDQQQQSEVERVAGGEGRVSPENNTIRCATGSHCFGLWEKSPPGEFRLVKQGCWTHLGDHQGCRDDRCMVNNLSPQTLNGTYHFCCCGSDMCNVNFTEEYLPPSPTTAEPISDRHTMPYEEKIIALATVSVLAVVAVAAFFGYRMLRGDSKQGLHNLNMMEAAGSESSLDLDNLKLLELIGRGRYGAVYCGSLDERPVAVKVFSASNRQNFLNECSIYRLPLLEHDNIACFVAADERTGPEGRTEYLLVMDYYPHGSLSRYLSVQTNDWVNSCRLAHSVTRGLAYLHTELFKGDMYKPAVSHRDLNSRNILVKTDGTCVIIDFGLSMKLTGNRPARHGEEENTAISEVGTIRYMAPEVLEGAVNLRDCESALKQVDMYALGLVYWETFMRCTDIFPGESVPEYQMAFQAEAGNHPTFEDMQVLVSREKQRPKFPEAWKENSLAVRSLKETMEDCWDQDAEARLTAQCAEERLAELLLIWDRSKSVSPTLNPMSTTLHNERNRVTPKSGPYADHSSTYIEEHEGVAKNTQADTTSSAGGRIGGGPGERNRNSINQERQQQANAARLTSPEGSSTSGPCLGLRGSPSASTTTTTIISESEGPTGCATVPVCLHLTQEDLETTKLDPKEVDKNLKESSDENLMEHSQKQFCSPDPLSPGSSSLLYPLIKMASEASGTPEPAASMPATVFPLPKQQNLPKRPSSLSLRSKPAKKESSSSSLRFKFGRSGKSNLRQVEGSKINSGTVTGPNMDAEAHRGASINNIPALRDRHANGSINGAVNGHGGGIVPSAATGGDAGFGGSAVITSGNGALRSDDSRLSLGVITASPDEHEPLLSREQPDPRDASSGVAALRSARPNTNNNNSNTGHGRGDGESGGESEGGGDEDTGTEGGSGALTGPTVESAGPGSGAADFPVAVTMRDESLLRQPRVRRPERPNSLDLSFTTQDLASLGDSLGRPDSALGTGDKIKKRVKTPYSLKKWRPTTWVISTDARGLEVNNNNNGSARSHSHNRPKSTSAIYLRGGDLVGERGDTHV; this is translated from the exons CGGCACAGGACGAAGAGCGACAGTGTGCCTTCACAGACCAGCAGCAGCAATCGGAAGTGGAGCGAGTGGCGGGAGGCGAGGGCCGGGTCTCGCCAGAGAATAACACAATCCGATGTGCCACTGGTAGCCACTGCTTCGGCTTGTGGGAGAAAAGTCCACCAGGCGAATTCCGACTTGTCAAACAAG GTTGTTGGACCCACCTGGGCGACCACCAAGGATGTCGCGATGACCGCTGCATGGTGAACAACTTGTCGCCTCAGACCCTGAACGGGACCTACCACTTCTGCTGTTGCGGCAGTGACATGTGCAATGTCAACTTCACAGAGGAGTACTTGCCTCCCAGCCCCACCACTGCAGAGCCAATCT CAGACCGTCACACTATGCCCTATGAAGAGAAAATCATCGCCCTGGCAACCGTCTCTGTGCTGGCCGTGGTCGCAGTAGCTGCTTTCTTTGGTTACCGCATGTTGCGTG GAGACAGTAAGCAAGGTCTTCACAATCTGAACATGATGGAGGCTGCTGGCTCTGAGAGCTCTTTGGATCTGGATAATCTCAAACTGCTCGAG CTGATTGGCCGGGGCCGATACGGTGCCGTCTATTGCGGCTCCCTCGATGAGCGACCCGTCGCCGTCAAGGTCTTCAGTGCCAGCAACCGCCAGAACTTTCTAAATGAATGCTCCATCTATCGGCTGCCCCTACTCGAGCACGACAACATCGCCTGCTTTGTGGCCGCTGATGAGCGGACGGGCCCGGAGGGGCGCACAGAGTACTTGCTGGTCATGGATTACTACCCACAT GGCTCGCTGAGCCGCTACCTGAGCGTTCAGACCAACGACTGGGTCAACAGCTGCCGGCTTGCTCACTCTGTCACTCGGGGATTGGCGTACCTGCACACTGAACTCTTCAAAGGAG ACATGTACAAGCCAGCGGTCTCCCACAGGGACCTGAACAGTCGGAATATTCTGGTTAAGACCGATGGCACTTGTGTAATCATCGATTTCGGCCTGTCCATGAAGCTGACGGGGAACAGGCCGGCACGCCACGGGGAAGAGGAAAACACTGCTATCAGTGAG GTGGGCACCATCCGTTACATGGCGCCAGAGGTGTTGGAGGGAGCAGTGAATCTGAGGGATTGTGAGTCTGCATTGAAACAGGTGGACATGTACGCTCTGGGTCTGGTCTACTGGGAGACCTTCATGAGATGTACAGATATTTTCCCTG GTGAATCTGTACCAGAGTACCAGATGGCCTTCCAGGCGGAGGCCGGGAACCACCCGACGTTCGAGGACATGCAAGTGCTGGTGTCGAGGGAGAAACAGCGGCCCAAATTCCCAGAGGCCTGGAAAGAGAACAGCTTG GCGGTTCGCTCTCTAAAAGAGACGATGGAGGACTGCTGGGACCAGGATGCCGAGGCCCGCCTCACAGCCCAATGTGCCGAAGAACGGCTGGCAGAGCTGCTCCTCATTTGGGACCGCTCCAAATCAGTCAGCCCAACGCTCAATCCCATGTCGACCACCCTGCACAATGAGAG AAACCGCGTGACCCCCAAGTCTGGCCCGTATGCCGATCATTCCTCCACTTATATCGAAGAGCATGAGGGCGTGGCCAAAAACACGCAGGCCGATACCACGAGCTCCGCAGGTGGTCGAATCGGGGGAGGGCCCGGGGAGAGGAACAGGAACTCCATCAACCAAGAACGCCAGCAGCAAGCCAACGCCGCCCGGCTGACCAGCCCAGAGGGTAGCAGCACCAGTGGACCTTGTTTGGGTCTGAGAGGGAGCCCCTCGGCCTCCACCACAACCACCACTATCATTTCTGAGTCCGAGGGCCCAACGGGCTGCGCCACGGTTCCCGTCTGCCTCCACCTAACTCAGGAAGACCTGGAAACCACCAAGCTTGACCCCAAAGAGGTGGACAAGAACCTGAAAGAGAGCTCAGACGAGAACCTGATGGAACACTCGCAAAAGCAGTTCTGCTCGCCAGACCCGCTGAGTCCGGGGAGTTCCAGCTTGCTGTACCCCCTCATCAAGATGGCGAGCGAAGCCTCGGGTACACCCGAACCCGCCGCCTCCATGCCTGCCACCGTCTTCCCGCTGCCCAAGCAGCAGAACCTGCCCAAAAGGCCGTCAAGCTTGTCCCTGCGTAGCAAGCCAGCCAAGAAGGAGTCGTCGTCCTCTTCGCTCAGGTTCAAGTTCGGACGATCGGGGAAGTCCAACCTGCGGCAGGTGGAGGGATCCAAGATTAACAGCGGCACAGTGACGGGCCCAAACATGGATGCGGAAGCTCATCGAGGGGCGAGCATCAACAATATTCCCGCTCTACGAGACAGGCACGCCAACGGCAGCATAAATGGCGCCGTCAACGGTCATGGCGGCGGGATCGTCCCTTCCGCGGCCACAGGCGGCGATGCGGGTTTCGGAGGATCCGCCGTCATTACCAGCGGAAACGGAGCCTTACGGTCCGATGACAGTCGCCTCAGCCTCGGCGTCATCACGGCCAGCCCAGACGAACACGAGCCGCTCCTGAGCCGCGAGCAGCCGGATCCCAGGGACGCGTCGTCCGGCGTGGCCGCGCTGCGATCGGCCCGACCcaacaccaacaacaacaacagcaacacggGCCACGGCCGGGGAGACGGCGAGAGCGGAGGCGAGAGCGAAGGAGGCGGGGACGAGGACACGGGTACGGAAGGCGGAAGCGGGGCTCTGACGGGGCCCACGGTGGAGAGCGCGGGGCCCGGCTCCGGTGCCGCCGACTTCCCGGTGGCGGTCACCATGCGAGACGAGTCCCTGCTCAGGCAGCCCAGAGTTCGCAGACCAGAGAGACCAAACTCCTTGGATCTGTCCTTCACCACGCAGGACCTGGCCTCGTTAG GCGACAGCTTGGGGCGCCCAGACAGCGCTTTGGGCACCGGCGATAAGATCAAGAAACGAGTCAAGACGCCATATTCCCTGAAGAAATGGCGGCCCACCACGTGGGTCATCTCCACGGACGCCAGGGGGCTGgaggtcaacaacaacaacaacggttCGGCCCGGAGCCACAGCCACAACCGGCCCAAGTCCACTTCAGCCATCTACCTGCGGGGCGGAGACTTGGTCGGCGAGCGCGGCGACACACACGTGTGA